A window of Cellulosimicrobium protaetiae genomic DNA:
AGAGCGGGCAGGCCGCCGCGAACCGGCTGCTCGAGGCCGGCGCGACGGCGATCGTGTGCGCGAGCGACCCTCTCGCCCTCGGTGCCGTGCGCGCGGTCCGGCGCGCGGGTCTCGACGTCCCGACGGACGTGTCCGTCGTCGGCTACGACGACTCGAACCTCATGAACTCCACCGACCCGGCGCTGACCACGGTCCGCCAGCCCATCGAGCCCATGGGCCGGGCGGCCGTCGACCTGCTCGCGAGCATGATCGCGGGTGCCGACGTCTCGCGCGACGAGCTCCTGTTCGAGCCCGAGCTCGTCGTGCGCGGCTCGACCGCCGCGGCGCACGCCGCCGGCCGTGAGGCCACCGCCTCCTAGTCCGTACCGACTCCTCCAGGGCCCCGGCCCGGCCGCTCGCACGCGCCGGACCGGGGCCCTCGTCGTCGTGCCCTCCCGCGGTCGCCGAACCCGGGGTTGTCGGCACGACGGAGCCCGGGTCCGCCGATATCCCCGGGATCGGCGCGCGCGGAGGTCCGTGGTCGGTGCGGCGCGCGGCGCCCACGGCGCTCCCGCAAGCGTCGGTAGTTCTCTCGACGTCAAGAGATAGCGTTTCGATAACGGCACTGTCAGATTCTTGCGCGGATCATGTCGTCTAGTTACAGTCGTCCACGACGGCGCGGTCGGCACCCGGTGCACGACGACCGTCCCGGGGAGTCCCCCGGTCGGATCGGACGCAGTGCGCAGCAGCAGGCGAGGCGCGGCCCCCGGGTCGCGTGGCCCACGAACTCACGGAAGAGGACGCGGTGAGCAACGATCACCCCCGAGTCGCCGACGGCGAACCCACCCCCGACGCGACCCTCGCGCAGGCGGTGCGGGAGCCGGCGGCGGCGTCGCCCGACTGGTGGCGCAGCGCCGTGATCTACCAGGTGTACGTGCGCAGCTTCGCGGACGGGAACGGCGACGGCACCGGCGACCTCGCGGGCGTCCGGCAGCACCTCGGCTACCTGCGCGACCTCGGCGTCGACGCGATCTGGTTCACCCCCTGGTACGTGTCCCCGCTCGCGGACGGCGGCTACGACGTCGCCGACTACCGCGCGATCGACCCCCAGTTCGGCACGCTGGCCGAGGCGGAGCAGCTCATCGCGGAGGCGCGCGACCTCGGGATCCGCACGATCATCGACGTCGTCCCCAACCACGTCTCGTCCGAGCACGAGTGGTTCAAGGCCGCTCTCGCCGCAGGTCCGGGATCGCCCGAGCGCGAGCGCTTCTGGTTCCACCCGGGCAAGGGCGAGGACGGCTCCGAGATCCCGACGCGCTGGGTCTCGGAGTTCCAGGGCAGCACGTGGACGCGCACGACGAACCCCGACGGCACCCCCGGCGAGTGGTACCTGCACGTGTTCGCGCCCGAGCAGCCGGACCTCAACTGGAACCACCCCGACGTGCGCCGCGAGCACGAGGACATCCTGCGGTTCTGGTTCGACCGCGGCGCCGCGGGCATCCGCATCGACTCCGCGGCCCAGCTCGTCAAGGACCCGGCCCTGCCCGAGGTCCCGGCCCACCCCGGCCCCGGCGAGCACCCCCACGTCGACCGCGACGAGCTGCACGACATCTACCGCGGCTGGCGCGCCGTCGCGGACTCCTACGAGGAGCCGCGCGTGCTCGTCGGCGAGGTGTGGCTCGCGGACCGCGCGCGGTTCGCCCAGTACCTGCGCCCGGACGAGATGCACACGGCGTTCAACTTCGACTTCATGGCGCGGCCATGGGACGCGAAGGCGCTGCGCGAGTCCGTCCAGACGACGCTCGACGCGCACGCCCCGGTCGCCGCGCCGGCGACGTGGGTGCTCTCGAACCACGACGTGACGCGCCCGGTGACGCGGTACGGCCGCGAGGACAGCTCGTTCGCGTTCACGGCCAAGCGCTTCGGCACGCCGACGGACCTGGAGACCGGGCGCCGTCGGGCCCGGGCCGCCGCGCTGCTCTCGGCCGCGCTGCCGGGGTCGCTGTACCTCTACCAGGGCGACGAGCTCGGCCTGCCCGAGGTCGAGGACCTGCCGCTCGACGCGATCCAGGACCCCATGCACTTCCGCTCGGACGGCGTCGACCCCGGCCGCGACGGCTGCCGCGTCCCGCTCCCGTGGACGCGCGGCGGCACGAGCCACGGGTTCGGGCCGGACGGCGGGGCGCAGCCCTGGCTTCCCCAGCCGCACGGCTGGGGTGAGGTGTCCGTCGAGGCGCAGTCCGACGACGAGACGTCGGTGCTCGCGCTCTACCGCCGCGTCCTCGCGACGCGACGGGCCGAGCCCGCGCTGCACGGCGAGGCGTTCCGCTGGCTCGACTCCCTCGGCGGGGTCGCGCTCGGCGACGACGTGCTCGCGTTCCGTCGCGGTGACACGCGCGACGACGCGCACGGTGACGACGACGGCGTGCTCACGTGCGTCGTCAACCTCGGGACCGAGGACGTGCCGCTGCCCGCGGACGCCGAGGTCCTCCTCCACAGCGGCACCCCGCACGGGGCGGACACGTCGGAGCCACCGACGCGGCTCGCCCCCGACACCGCGGTCTGGCTGCGCGCATGACGTCGCGCACGAGCCGTCAGGCCTGACCGCCACAGTCCCCGGGCCGCGAGCCGGTCGGCCCGGACACCCAGCACCCACCCGCACACACACCCAGCACCACCGGAACACAGGAGTGACGATGAAGTCCACACGTCAGGCGATCGCCCTCACCCTCGCGGGTGCGCTCGCGATCAGCACGCTCGCCGCGTGCTCGAGCGGCGGCTCGGGCAGCGACGACGAGAGCAGCGGCTCGGACGGCGACGGGAAGGTCACCCTCAAGGTGGTCTCCCTCCTCCCGGGCTCCGAGCAGGAGGCGATCGACGCCTTCAACGCGCAGGTCGAGGAGTTCGAGGCCGCGAACCCGGACATCGACATCGTGCCGGAGGAGTACGAGTGGAAGGCGACGACGTTCGCCCCCCAGCTCGCCGGCGGCACGCTGCCCGACGTCTTCGAGATCCCGTTCACCGACGCGAAGACGCTCGTCGAGAACGGCCAGCTCGCCGACCTCGACGAGCAGTTCCGCACCCTGCCGTACGCCGACAAGTTCAACCCGGCGATCATCGAGGCCGGGACGGGCGCCGACGGCCACGTCTACGCGATCCCCGCGAAGAACGTGTACGGCGTGGGCCTGCACTACAACCGCGCGCTGTTCGAGTCGGCCGGGCTCGACCCCGACCAGCCGCCGGCCACGTGGGACGAGGTCCGCGAGGCGGCGAAGAAGATCGCGGACGCCAACCCGGGCGTCGCGGGCTACATGCAGATGTCGCAGAACAACACGGGCGGCTGGCAGCTCACGGTCAACACGTTCGCGCGCGGCGGTCGCACGCAGGAGGTCGCCGAGGACGGCAAGGCCACCTCGACGCTCACGAACGACGGCACCAAGGAAGCGCTCGAGTGGCTCAAGGCCATGCGCTGGGAGGACAACTCCCTCGGGAGCAACTTCCTCCTCGACTGGGGCACGATGAACCAGGCGTTCGCCGCCGGCCAGGTCGCGATGTACACGTCGGGCTCGGACGTCTTCACGTCGCTCGTCCAGACG
This region includes:
- a CDS encoding glycoside hydrolase family 13 protein gives rise to the protein MREPAAASPDWWRSAVIYQVYVRSFADGNGDGTGDLAGVRQHLGYLRDLGVDAIWFTPWYVSPLADGGYDVADYRAIDPQFGTLAEAEQLIAEARDLGIRTIIDVVPNHVSSEHEWFKAALAAGPGSPERERFWFHPGKGEDGSEIPTRWVSEFQGSTWTRTTNPDGTPGEWYLHVFAPEQPDLNWNHPDVRREHEDILRFWFDRGAAGIRIDSAAQLVKDPALPEVPAHPGPGEHPHVDRDELHDIYRGWRAVADSYEEPRVLVGEVWLADRARFAQYLRPDEMHTAFNFDFMARPWDAKALRESVQTTLDAHAPVAAPATWVLSNHDVTRPVTRYGREDSSFAFTAKRFGTPTDLETGRRRARAAALLSAALPGSLYLYQGDELGLPEVEDLPLDAIQDPMHFRSDGVDPGRDGCRVPLPWTRGGTSHGFGPDGGAQPWLPQPHGWGEVSVEAQSDDETSVLALYRRVLATRRAEPALHGEAFRWLDSLGGVALGDDVLAFRRGDTRDDAHGDDDGVLTCVVNLGTEDVPLPADAEVLLHSGTPHGADTSEPPTRLAPDTAVWLRA
- a CDS encoding ABC transporter substrate-binding protein, whose translation is MKSTRQAIALTLAGALAISTLAACSSGGSGSDDESSGSDGDGKVTLKVVSLLPGSEQEAIDAFNAQVEEFEAANPDIDIVPEEYEWKATTFAPQLAGGTLPDVFEIPFTDAKTLVENGQLADLDEQFRTLPYADKFNPAIIEAGTGADGHVYAIPAKNVYGVGLHYNRALFESAGLDPDQPPATWDEVREAAKKIADANPGVAGYMQMSQNNTGGWQLTVNTFARGGRTQEVAEDGKATSTLTNDGTKEALEWLKAMRWEDNSLGSNFLLDWGTMNQAFAAGQVAMYTSGSDVFTSLVQTNAVDQSTYGLAALPLEGDDAGVLTGGTLAAMPANVDESKKEAAIKWIDFFYLAKLVDEKRAVADAETLVANDQPVGTPVLPMFSEEQYLQNQEWIADFINVPLDQMTSYTDTMFDLPLVGEPSQKTQEIYALLDPVVQAVLTDENADVDALLEQANTEAQALLDQG